Proteins encoded in a region of the Dethiosulfovibrio salsuginis genome:
- the rplP gene encoding 50S ribosomal protein L16, with product MLMPKRTKWRKPHREKLTGDTKGGAYVAFGDFGLQALECGYITARQIEATRVAITRKLRKGGKVWIRIFPDVAFTKKPLETRMGKGKGSPEFWVSPVKRGRIMFEVAGVPRETVERAFRTASYKLPIKVRLVAREGLGGE from the coding sequence ATGTTGATGCCAAAGCGCACAAAATGGCGCAAACCTCACAGGGAGAAGCTTACCGGTGACACTAAGGGCGGAGCTTACGTAGCCTTCGGTGATTTCGGGCTTCAGGCTCTTGAGTGCGGCTACATCACCGCTCGTCAGATAGAGGCCACCCGTGTGGCCATAACCAGAAAGCTTCGTAAAGGCGGCAAGGTCTGGATAAGGATATTTCCCGACGTGGCCTTCACGAAGAAGCCTCTTGAGACCCGTATGGGTAAGGGAAAAGGATCCCCTGAGTTCTGGGTATCTCCGGTAAAAAGAGGCAGGATCATGTTTGAAGTAGCGGGAGTTCCCCGCGAGACAGTCGAGAGGGCCTTCAGAACGGCCTCTTACAAGCTTCCCATCAAGGTGAGGCTTGTAGCTCGGGAAGGTTTGGGTGGTGAGTAA